One part of the Paenibacillus silvisoli genome encodes these proteins:
- the tkt gene encoding transketolase — protein sequence MTQTIDQLSIDTIRTLSIDAINAANSGHPGLPMGAAPMAYALWAKQLNHNPSHSRWFNRDRFVLSAGHGSALLYSLLHLTGYQVSLEDLKQFRKLNSKTPGHPEFGHTDGVDATTGPLGQGVAMAAGMAMAEAHLAAKFNQDGFPVVDHYTYALVGDGCLMEGISYEAMSMAGHMKLGKLIVLYDSNDISLDGELSLSFGENIRKRAESAQWQYLRVEDGNDIELISEAIAAAKQNLEQPTLIEVRTIIGYGSKKVQGTNKAHGVPLGKDEAKATKEAYGWQHEEEFTVPAEVKAHFEELKQQGAAKEAAWNELVAAYTAQHAELGQELASVIAGKVTIDAADILSFETGKSISTRVASGNAINHFVKLIPSIFGGSADLSHSTMTDIGGEGTFAVDSYAGRNVYFGVREHAMGAAGNGMALHGGLKPFVSTFFVFSDYLRPAIRLAALQKLPVVYVFTHDSIAVGEDGPTHEPVEHLAALRTIPGLTVIRPTDANETASAWAYALQQQEGPVALVLSRQNLPVYEATKGNVDAVAQGGYVLAETNGQPELILIGTGSEVSLAVSAKAELEKEGVSVRVVAMPSRELFDRQPEAYKQAVLPASVTKRLAIEAGISLGWDRFAGPSGKVLSIDTFGASGPGTEVMEYFGFSVGNVVRLAKELL from the coding sequence ATCACGCAAACCATTGATCAATTGTCGATCGACACGATCCGCACGCTGTCCATCGACGCCATTAACGCCGCCAACTCCGGCCATCCCGGTCTCCCGATGGGCGCCGCGCCGATGGCGTACGCCTTGTGGGCGAAGCAGTTGAACCACAATCCGAGCCATTCCCGCTGGTTCAACCGCGACCGGTTCGTCCTGTCCGCAGGCCACGGCTCCGCCCTGCTTTACAGCTTGCTCCACCTGACAGGCTACCAAGTTTCGCTTGAGGATCTCAAACAATTCCGCAAGCTGAACAGCAAGACGCCGGGGCATCCCGAGTTCGGCCACACCGACGGCGTGGACGCAACGACCGGTCCGCTCGGCCAAGGGGTGGCGATGGCTGCCGGCATGGCAATGGCCGAAGCGCATCTTGCCGCGAAGTTCAATCAAGACGGCTTCCCGGTTGTCGATCACTATACGTATGCGCTGGTCGGAGACGGCTGCCTGATGGAGGGCATCTCGTACGAGGCGATGTCGATGGCGGGTCACATGAAGCTGGGCAAACTGATCGTGCTGTACGATTCCAACGATATTTCGCTGGACGGGGAGCTGAGCCTTTCGTTCGGCGAAAATATCCGGAAGCGGGCGGAGTCGGCCCAGTGGCAGTATCTTCGCGTCGAGGACGGCAACGACATCGAGCTCATCTCGGAGGCGATCGCGGCAGCAAAGCAGAACCTTGAGCAGCCGACGCTGATCGAGGTGCGCACGATCATCGGCTACGGCAGCAAGAAGGTGCAAGGAACGAATAAGGCGCATGGCGTACCGCTCGGCAAGGATGAAGCGAAGGCGACGAAAGAAGCGTACGGCTGGCAGCATGAAGAGGAGTTTACGGTTCCTGCCGAAGTGAAGGCTCACTTCGAGGAGCTGAAGCAGCAAGGCGCGGCGAAAGAAGCGGCATGGAATGAGCTGGTTGCAGCCTATACCGCGCAGCATGCCGAACTTGGCCAAGAGCTTGCCAGCGTCATTGCAGGCAAGGTTACGATCGACGCTGCCGATATCCTGTCGTTCGAAACCGGCAAATCGATCTCGACGCGCGTTGCGAGCGGCAATGCCATCAATCACTTCGTCAAGCTCATACCTTCGATATTCGGCGGAAGCGCCGACTTGTCTCACTCGACGATGACGGACATCGGCGGCGAGGGAACGTTTGCCGTCGATAGCTACGCGGGACGCAATGTGTACTTCGGCGTCCGCGAGCACGCGATGGGCGCGGCCGGCAACGGCATGGCGCTGCATGGCGGTCTGAAGCCGTTCGTCAGCACGTTCTTCGTGTTCAGCGACTATCTGCGTCCAGCCATTCGTCTAGCAGCGCTGCAAAAGCTGCCTGTCGTGTACGTGTTCACGCATGATTCGATCGCGGTCGGCGAAGACGGTCCTACGCATGAGCCGGTCGAGCATTTGGCGGCGCTCCGTACCATTCCGGGGCTGACGGTCATCCGGCCGACCGACGCGAACGAAACGGCAAGCGCTTGGGCTTATGCGCTGCAGCAGCAGGAAGGTCCTGTCGCGCTCGTGCTGAGCCGCCAGAACTTGCCGGTCTACGAAGCGACGAAGGGCAATGTCGACGCGGTAGCCCAAGGCGGCTACGTGCTGGCGGAAACGAACGGTCAGCCGGAGCTGATTCTGATCGGCACGGGCTCCGAGGTTTCGCTTGCCGTAAGCGCGAAGGCGGAGCTGGAGAAGGAAGGCGTCTCCGTGCGCGTCGTCGCGATGCCGAGCAGAGAGCTGTTCGACCGCCAGCCAGAGGCCTACAAGCAAGCGGTGCTGCCGGCTTCCGTAACGAAGCGGCTGGCGATCGAAGCGGGAATTTCGCTGGGCTGGGATCGTTTTGCAGGTCCAAGCGGCAAGGTGCTCTCGATCGACACGTTCGGCGCATCAGGTCCGGGCACGGAGGTCATGGAATATTTCGGCTTCTCGGTAGGAAATGTAGTACGGTTGGCGAAAGAATTGCTGTAG
- the zwf gene encoding glucose-6-phosphate dehydrogenase: protein MEPMTLVLFGATGDLAKRKIYPALYNLFLDGKLPQSFSVFGLGRREFNDETFRSHVEQSLSAFSRRVPGDEAATQSFLNAFRYNVLNIGRIEDYAKLLTRVEEREEALGAAPNRMFYLSVAPEFFEPIAANVMESGLGSAKGWKRLVIEKPFGHDLQSARELNVKLGKAFAEDEIYRIDHYLGKPMVQRLETLQQSNSMLHALWTNRHIANVQITANETVGVEERAAYYDQAGAVRDMFQNHMLQLLMMLAIHLPSNSSADEVRLKKKKVMEALLPLQPEDIAASIVRGQYQSGSIQGKPVIGYAAEPGIPEGSMNDTFIAAKLQIDDYFWRGVPFYIRTGKRMKEKSTRIVIEFKEPLAQQAGHKDERKRPNLLVIEISPHEGITLQLNMKDAGRSGELQPIRIDFHASQQDVPEAYENLIRDAMLGDATFFAHWDEVELAWKWTQPILDAFQANRLPLYPYEAGSYGPAASDELLAKDGYRWHFDSKPEQDDNETKAGTNYAYHANH, encoded by the coding sequence ATGGAACCAATGACGCTTGTCTTGTTTGGAGCAACGGGAGATTTGGCTAAACGGAAAATTTACCCGGCTTTATATAACTTATTTTTGGACGGAAAGCTGCCGCAGTCTTTCTCCGTGTTCGGCTTGGGCCGAAGAGAATTCAACGATGAGACGTTCCGCTCGCATGTCGAGCAGTCGCTGAGCGCGTTCTCGAGACGCGTGCCCGGCGATGAAGCGGCGACGCAATCGTTCTTGAACGCGTTCCGTTATAATGTGCTCAATATCGGCCGCATCGAAGACTATGCGAAGCTGCTGACGCGGGTCGAGGAGCGGGAGGAAGCGCTCGGAGCGGCGCCGAACCGGATGTTCTACTTGTCGGTTGCGCCGGAGTTTTTCGAGCCGATCGCGGCGAATGTGATGGAGAGCGGGCTTGGTTCCGCGAAGGGCTGGAAGCGGCTCGTCATCGAGAAGCCGTTCGGCCATGATCTGCAATCCGCGCGGGAGCTGAACGTCAAGCTGGGCAAGGCGTTCGCCGAGGATGAAATTTACCGGATCGACCATTACCTCGGCAAGCCGATGGTTCAGCGGCTGGAGACGCTGCAGCAGTCGAATTCGATGCTGCATGCGCTCTGGACGAACCGCCATATCGCCAACGTGCAAATTACGGCGAACGAGACGGTCGGCGTCGAAGAACGGGCCGCGTATTACGATCAGGCCGGCGCCGTGCGCGATATGTTCCAGAACCACATGCTGCAGCTGCTCATGATGCTGGCGATCCATCTGCCGAGCAACAGCTCCGCGGACGAGGTGCGGCTGAAGAAGAAGAAGGTCATGGAGGCGCTGCTTCCGCTGCAGCCGGAGGACATCGCCGCTTCGATCGTCCGCGGGCAGTATCAATCCGGTTCGATCCAAGGGAAGCCGGTCATCGGCTACGCAGCCGAGCCGGGCATTCCGGAAGGCTCGATGAACGACACGTTCATCGCCGCGAAACTGCAGATCGACGATTACTTCTGGCGCGGCGTGCCGTTCTACATCCGGACCGGCAAACGGATGAAAGAGAAGTCGACGCGCATCGTCATCGAGTTCAAGGAGCCGCTCGCGCAGCAGGCCGGACACAAGGATGAGCGGAAGCGTCCGAATCTGCTCGTCATCGAGATCAGCCCGCACGAGGGCATTACGCTGCAGCTCAACATGAAAGACGCGGGACGCAGCGGCGAGCTTCAGCCGATCCGCATCGATTTCCATGCGAGCCAGCAGGATGTCCCCGAGGCGTATGAGAACTTGATCCGCGATGCGATGCTCGGGGATGCAACATTCTTCGCGCATTGGGATGAGGTGGAGCTGGCCTGGAAATGGACGCAGCCGATTCTCGACGCCTTCCAAGCGAACCGGCTTCCGCTGTATCCGTACGAAGCGGGCTCCTATGGACCGGCCGCTTCCGACGAGCTGCTGGCGAAGGACGGCTACCGTTGGCATTTCGACAGCAAGCCGGAGCAAGACGATAACGAAACGAAAGCAGGAACGAACTATGCCTATCACGCAAACCATTGA
- a CDS encoding LysR family transcriptional regulator yields the protein MNNNYELYKVFYWAAKTGSLTQAAKALYITQPSVSHAIKQLEDSFGLTLFYRNPKGVSLTQEGAILYSYIEQSQILISLAEEKMAALKNLDSGELRIGGSDSLFKHYILPYLEEYHRLYPGVRLHLNHGTTPEVMTFLKEGRIDLGVVRMPIVDPQLEVRESLQLQDCFVAGARYAELKGMVLTLETLLQYPVILFSRNSRARMAITELFQSYGITLKPEIEVGSVDLLIELARKGLGISYVTREFVSKELENGSLFEIRLDVQLPPSHVGIMTMRSMPLSSSAGKFIELMRLT from the coding sequence ATGAACAATAACTACGAATTGTACAAGGTGTTCTATTGGGCGGCGAAGACCGGCAGTCTGACGCAAGCCGCCAAAGCGCTGTATATTACGCAGCCGAGCGTCAGCCACGCCATCAAGCAGCTGGAGGACAGCTTCGGTCTCACGCTGTTTTACCGGAATCCGAAAGGCGTATCGCTGACGCAGGAAGGCGCCATCCTCTACTCCTATATCGAGCAGTCGCAGATCCTCATTTCGCTGGCGGAGGAGAAAATGGCCGCGCTCAAAAACCTGGACAGCGGCGAGCTGCGCATCGGCGGCAGCGACTCGTTGTTCAAGCATTACATCCTCCCTTATTTGGAGGAGTATCACCGGCTCTATCCCGGCGTCCGGCTTCATCTGAATCACGGGACGACGCCGGAAGTGATGACGTTTCTGAAGGAAGGCCGCATTGACCTCGGCGTCGTGCGGATGCCGATCGTCGATCCCCAGCTGGAGGTTAGGGAAAGTCTGCAGCTGCAGGACTGCTTCGTGGCGGGAGCCCGTTACGCCGAGCTGAAGGGGATGGTGTTAACGCTGGAAACGCTGCTGCAATATCCCGTCATCCTGTTCTCGCGCAACAGCCGGGCGCGAATGGCGATTACGGAATTGTTCCAGAGCTACGGCATTACGCTGAAGCCGGAAATCGAGGTCGGCAGCGTCGATCTGCTCATCGAGCTGGCCCGAAAGGGACTCGGGATTTCGTACGTGACGCGCGAGTTCGTGTCCAAAGAGCTGGAGAACGGGTCGTTGTTCGAAATTCGGCTGGACGTCCAGCTGCCGCCCTCCCATGTCGGCATCATGACGATGCGCAGCATGCCTTTGTCCAGCAGCGCGGGCAAGTTTATCGAGCTCATGAGGCTCACCTGA